A genomic stretch from bacterium includes:
- a CDS encoding serine protease: MFDEAGAATAVVGDEGGDRERLRTARWAVVAAVGLALGLTLWGVLGEAPPVGSFVSVTSTGCGGRSVASGFAVADDLVVTAAHPVAGRRQVAVTDSTGRSRNGFVVALDPVQDIAAVRVPGLGAEPVALADGDEPELASPGSTGAVATAPEEGEFVAKPVRVTRRIRANIDDIYLASRASRRALELSFDGAYGDSGAAVLDAGGTVVGMVFATSRFREDVGYAVRAVEVRGLLAQVAELPQRTACP, translated from the coding sequence ATGTTCGACGAAGCGGGAGCGGCGACCGCCGTCGTCGGGGATGAAGGGGGTGATCGAGAGCGCCTGCGAACGGCACGGTGGGCGGTGGTGGCTGCTGTGGGGCTGGCGTTGGGGTTGACGCTGTGGGGGGTGCTCGGGGAGGCGCCGCCGGTCGGGTCGTTCGTGTCGGTGACGTCGACCGGTTGTGGCGGTCGGTCTGTCGCCAGCGGGTTCGCCGTGGCGGACGATCTGGTCGTGACCGCGGCCCACCCTGTGGCGGGGCGCCGCCAGGTGGCGGTCACGGACAGCACCGGGCGTAGCCGGAACGGCTTCGTGGTGGCGCTGGATCCGGTGCAGGACATCGCCGCTGTGCGGGTGCCGGGGCTCGGCGCCGAACCGGTCGCGCTCGCTGACGGCGACGAGCCGGAGTTGGCCTCGCCCGGGAGCACCGGTGCCGTGGCGACAGCGCCCGAGGAGGGCGAGTTCGTGGCGAAGCCGGTTCGAGTGACCCGCCGGATTCGGGCCAACATCGACGACATCTACCTCGCGAGCCGGGCCAGCCGCCGCGCTCTCGAACTGAGCTTCGACGGTGCCTACGGCGACTCCGGGGCCGCGGTGTTGGATGCGGGCGGCACCGTCGTGGGCATGGTCTTCGCCACGTCGCGGTTCCGGGAGGACGTGGGCTACGCCGTGCGCGCCGTCGAGGTCCGGGGCCTCTTGGCGCAGGTCGCGGAACTGCCCCAGCGCACCGCCTGCCCGTAG
- a CDS encoding site-specific DNA-methyltransferase, which yields MSTPAKRGSTATSTFGVGRREAHDSSAFYSRFPVPETSEDADIARPSCVDRLWVGDARDMDRYGDIADSSVALVVTSPPYYAGKEYEEAVGEGHIPASYLDYLEMLHDVFAECVRKLEPGGRIAVNVANLGRKPYRSLSADVIDILQNRLKLLLRGEVIWQKARGSTGSCAWGSFQRPGSPALRDLTERVVIASKGRFDRARSLDARAAAGLPATGSATADEFMEATTDVWEIRPASATRVGHPAPFPIELPQRLMDLYTYRGDLVLDPFMGAGTTAVAAVRTGRHYVGFETDAGYVTLAEQRVETERACGGKHDGFRRWEVSIPAKSEPPHPSDTDPQIRALAEGRSATQIARLLIRESGFRDIRRHVSCGNNVTITYTAIDERHTRWRFDVSGGFTQVSQSGLGPHESLWKAIGKSTMLHVANPAPLVLLTTALPPVGSAGSEALAAVTGLGRPVAAVIDLGEPGGIKRLAALARGDPEAMSDLIDWERKRPRVAFAQIYRPGDPGRVLIADDEESIGQAIALHVIARTSPRELGSSIGEIRGALLERRWADAVVAWMGATGHVVDCYPDEPVWGSAPDDRPIEFELQFTPLFEEAGG from the coding sequence GTGAGCACACCGGCGAAGCGCGGGAGCACCGCTACGTCCACCTTCGGGGTGGGTCGGCGGGAGGCGCATGACTCCTCCGCCTTCTACAGCCGCTTCCCCGTGCCGGAGACCAGCGAGGATGCAGACATCGCCCGTCCCAGCTGCGTCGACCGGCTCTGGGTGGGCGACGCCCGCGACATGGACCGCTACGGCGACATCGCCGACTCTTCGGTGGCGCTGGTCGTCACCTCCCCGCCGTACTACGCCGGCAAGGAGTACGAGGAGGCCGTCGGCGAAGGCCACATTCCCGCCAGCTACCTGGACTACCTGGAGATGCTGCACGACGTCTTCGCGGAGTGCGTGCGCAAGCTGGAGCCCGGCGGGCGGATCGCCGTCAACGTCGCCAACCTGGGGCGCAAGCCGTACCGGTCGCTGTCCGCCGACGTGATCGACATCCTGCAGAACCGCCTCAAGCTGTTGCTGCGCGGCGAGGTCATCTGGCAGAAGGCCCGCGGCTCCACCGGCAGTTGCGCCTGGGGCTCGTTCCAGCGGCCGGGCTCGCCCGCCCTGCGAGACCTCACCGAGCGCGTGGTCATCGCCTCGAAAGGCCGCTTCGACCGAGCAAGATCGCTTGACGCGCGAGCAGCCGCCGGCCTGCCCGCCACGGGCTCGGCCACGGCCGACGAGTTCATGGAGGCAACGACCGACGTATGGGAGATTCGGCCGGCCTCGGCGACGCGGGTCGGGCACCCCGCTCCGTTTCCCATCGAGTTGCCGCAACGGCTGATGGATCTGTACACGTACCGTGGCGACCTCGTCCTGGATCCGTTCATGGGCGCGGGGACGACAGCGGTCGCCGCCGTGCGGACCGGTCGCCACTATGTCGGCTTTGAGACCGACGCCGGCTACGTCACCCTGGCCGAGCAGCGCGTCGAGACCGAGCGGGCGTGCGGTGGGAAGCATGATGGGTTCCGGCGCTGGGAGGTATCGATCCCGGCGAAGTCCGAACCACCCCACCCCAGCGACACGGATCCGCAGATTCGGGCGCTGGCCGAGGGGCGGAGCGCGACTCAGATCGCGCGTCTCCTGATTCGGGAATCCGGTTTCAGGGACATTCGACGACATGTGAGTTGTGGTAATAACGTTACAATTACTTACACTGCAATAGATGAACGACATACTCGCTGGCGCTTCGACGTATCTGGAGGATTCACTCAGGTGTCCCAATCTGGACTGGGCCCGCATGAGTCGCTGTGGAAGGCGATAGGGAAGTCGACCATGCTGCATGTGGCCAATCCCGCGCCCCTGGTTCTCCTGACCACCGCCCTGCCGCCGGTCGGAAGCGCCGGCAGTGAAGCACTGGCGGCCGTGACCGGTCTCGGCCGGCCGGTCGCGGCGGTCATCGACTTGGGCGAGCCGGGCGGGATCAAGCGCCTCGCCGCCCTAGCGAGGGGCGACCCCGAGGCGATGAGTGACCTGATCGACTGGGAGCGGAAACGCCCTCGAGTCGCCTTCGCCCAGATCTACCGACCCGGTGATCCGGGCCGGGTGCTGATCGCGGACGACGAGGAGAGCATCGGTCAGGCAATTGCGCTGCACGTCATTGCGAGGACATCGCCGCGCGAACTCGGCTCGAGCATCGGCGAGATCCGCGGAGCGCTTCTGGAGCGCCGTTGGGCGGACGCCGTGGTCGCCTGGATGGGTGCCACCGGCCACGTCGTCGACTGCTACCCCGATGAGCCGGTCTGGGGATCCGCCCCTGACGACCGGCCGATCGAATTCGAACTCCAATTCACGCCACTGTTCGAAGAGGCAGGTGGCTGA
- a CDS encoding ion transporter: MSGRILRDPFDIATRRGRLVEGGLALVVLASIGVLVAETTVDRSSTAFHWLRTADLAIWVVFCLEYAARLVAARPRRRYMFSFFGLVDLLAVLAGAPGLVGLRSVKILRILRAVRVLKLVRLSSAIDRFKAAFTDIRDELTIYMGATAVLTFLASYGIYEFEHEVNPHYGNIFECTYWAVASMTSGAEGYAPTTVGGKLLAMVLVLFGLGIVAVPSGLMASALAKQPNPGSEDGE; encoded by the coding sequence ATGTCCGGGCGGATTCTCCGGGATCCGTTCGACATCGCCACGCGCCGCGGGCGCCTCGTCGAGGGCGGGCTGGCGCTGGTGGTCCTGGCCTCCATCGGAGTTCTGGTGGCCGAGACCACTGTCGATCGCTCCTCGACTGCCTTCCATTGGCTCCGGACGGCGGATTTGGCGATCTGGGTGGTGTTCTGCCTGGAGTACGCGGCTCGGCTGGTCGCCGCTCGGCCGCGGCGCAGATACATGTTCTCGTTCTTCGGGCTGGTGGACCTGCTGGCCGTGCTGGCAGGGGCTCCGGGCCTCGTGGGGCTTCGCTCAGTCAAGATTCTGCGGATCCTGCGGGCCGTGCGCGTCCTCAAGCTGGTGCGGCTCAGCAGCGCCATCGACCGCTTCAAGGCGGCGTTCACCGACATCCGCGACGAGCTGACCATCTATATGGGCGCCACCGCGGTGCTGACCTTTCTCGCCTCCTACGGCATCTACGAGTTCGAGCACGAGGTGAATCCCCACTACGGCAACATCTTCGAATGCACCTATTGGGCGGTGGCCTCCATGACCTCCGGCGCCGAGGGCTACGCGCCGACGACCGTAGGCGGCAAGCTCCTAGCGATGGTGCTCGTGTTGTTCGGCCTGGGCATCGTCGCGGTGCCTTCGGGCCTCATGGCCTCCGCGCTCGCCAAGCAACCCAATCCCGGAAGCGAGGACGGAGAATGA
- a CDS encoding exonuclease domain-containing protein: protein MIKPGARMERFAVLDTETTGFARSDRIVEIALLTVVAGEVVDEFDTLVQPGRDPGPVHVHGITPAMLQAAPRFADLARDIAARLNGSVIVAHNIHFDLRMLRGEFERIGAAFD, encoded by the coding sequence ATGATCAAACCGGGTGCCCGGATGGAGCGTTTCGCCGTTCTCGACACCGAGACCACCGGCTTCGCCCGGTCGGACAGGATCGTCGAGATCGCTCTTCTGACCGTCGTCGCCGGTGAGGTGGTGGACGAGTTCGACACGCTCGTGCAGCCCGGTCGGGATCCCGGACCAGTGCATGTCCACGGGATCACTCCGGCCATGCTGCAGGCGGCGCCGCGGTTCGCGGATCTGGCACGGGATATCGCAGCGCGGCTGAACGGCTCGGTCATCGTGGCCCACAACATTCACTTCGATCTCAGGATGCTGAGAGGTGAGTTCGAGCGGATCGGAGCGGCCTTCGACTGA